The following proteins are co-located in the bacterium genome:
- a CDS encoding methyltransferase domain-containing protein, which translates to MDESGYVHGYAAREGERLCDQANTLSALLHHDSVFPEGSEILEAGCGVGAQTVFLAEKNPRSKITCVDISEKSLAEARQKLTGVPNVTFKQGDLFDLPFPESGFDHVFICFVLEHLPDPVRALTRLKRILRPGGTITVIEGDHGSVFFHPDNPDARRVIGCQVALQAENGGNANIGRELYPLLTGAGFEDVRVSPRMVYVDSSRPQLVEGFTKNTFTSMIEGVREKALARKMATKAEWEKGIAGLKRAAEADGVFCYTFFKATGLRVP; encoded by the coding sequence ATGGATGAGAGCGGGTACGTTCACGGCTACGCGGCGAGGGAGGGCGAGAGGCTGTGCGATCAGGCCAACACCCTGTCCGCTCTCTTGCACCACGATTCCGTCTTCCCGGAGGGAAGCGAGATACTTGAGGCGGGGTGCGGCGTCGGCGCGCAGACCGTCTTTCTCGCCGAAAAAAATCCCCGCTCCAAAATCACCTGCGTCGATATCTCGGAAAAAAGCCTCGCCGAGGCGAGGCAAAAACTCACCGGCGTTCCGAACGTGACCTTCAAACAGGGCGACCTCTTCGACCTCCCCTTCCCCGAATCCGGTTTCGACCACGTATTCATATGTTTCGTCCTCGAACATCTTCCCGACCCGGTAAGAGCGCTCACCCGTCTCAAACGCATCCTGAGGCCGGGGGGAACGATTACCGTAATCGAGGGCGACCACGGCTCGGTGTTTTTTCACCCGGACAATCCCGACGCCCGCAGGGTCATCGGGTGCCAGGTAGCTCTACAGGCCGAGAACGGCGGCAACGCCAATATCGGCAGGGAGCTTTATCCCCTTCTTACCGGAGCCGGGTTTGAAGACGTGCGCGTCTCCCCTCGCATGGTCTACGTGGACTCCTCCCGCCCGCAACTGGTAGAGGGTTTCACGAAAAACACCTTCACTTCGATGATCGAGGGCGTACGGGAAAAGGCTCTCGCCCGGAAGATGGCGACAAAAGCCGAGTGGGAGAAGGGAATCGCAGGGCTCAAAAGGGCCGCCGAAGCGGACGGGGTCTTCTGCTATACCTTTTTCAAAGCCACGGGGCTTAGGGTTCCTTAA